The proteins below come from a single Nocardiopsis gilva YIM 90087 genomic window:
- the upp gene encoding uracil phosphoribosyltransferase: protein METLVVDHPLVAHKLTTLRNVHTDSPTFRRLTDELVTLLAYEATRDVRVADVTVDTPLTPMTGVQLTRPTPLVVPILRAGLGMLDGMTRLLPTAEIGFLGMARDERTLQPATYADRLPQDLSGRQCYVLDPMLATGGTLAAALKLLVDRGADHITAICLLAAPEGLSAVEKKLTETLQADHGATLRVVTAAVDERLDDNGFIVPGLGDAGDRLYGCS from the coding sequence ATGGAAACCCTGGTCGTCGACCATCCGCTCGTCGCGCACAAGCTCACGACCCTGCGCAACGTGCACACCGACTCGCCGACGTTCCGCCGACTCACCGACGAGTTGGTCACGCTGCTCGCCTACGAGGCGACCCGGGACGTGCGCGTCGCCGACGTTACCGTGGACACTCCGCTGACGCCGATGACCGGCGTCCAGCTGACCCGGCCCACCCCGCTGGTGGTGCCGATCCTGCGCGCCGGGCTCGGCATGCTCGACGGGATGACCCGGCTGCTCCCGACCGCCGAGATCGGGTTCCTGGGGATGGCGCGCGACGAGCGCACGCTGCAGCCCGCCACCTACGCCGACCGGCTCCCGCAGGACCTGTCCGGGCGGCAGTGCTACGTGCTCGACCCGATGCTGGCGACCGGAGGGACGTTGGCCGCCGCGCTGAAGCTCCTGGTGGACCGCGGCGCCGATCACATCACCGCGATCTGCCTGCTGGCGGCGCCTGAGGGCCTGAGCGCGGTGGAAAAGAAGCTGACCGAAACCCTGCAGGCAGACCACGGAGCGACCCTGCGCGTGGTCACGGCCGCCGTCGACGAGCGGCTGGACGACAACGGATTCATCGTCCCCGGCCTCGGGGATGCGGGGGATCGTCTCTACGGCTGCTCCTGA
- a CDS encoding DUF2000 family protein, translating into MSLRTKLVLVVDERLDRAQATNAAVVTGLSMGGRLPGAVAADGRRSSGGDGNTRGPTTRRWSAPSSGVSGS; encoded by the coding sequence ATGTCGCTGCGGACCAAGCTCGTCCTTGTTGTCGATGAGCGTCTGGACCGGGCTCAGGCGACGAACGCGGCCGTAGTGACCGGTCTCAGCATGGGCGGGCGGCTGCCCGGGGCGGTCGCGGCGGACGGCAGGAGAAGTAGCGGCGGGGACGGAAACACGAGGGGGCCGACCACCCGTAGGTGGTCGGCCCCCTCGTCGGGCGTCTCGGGGTCCTAG
- a CDS encoding Lrp/AsnC family transcriptional regulator, whose translation MDELDSEIIRLLQSDARLSNRELARRLGVAPSTCLERVRTLTRRGVIRGYHAEVDMNALNRGVQALVSVQVRPLNRSVIVEFKNSVARLPEVLSVFVLAGGDDFVLHVAVQNLDLLHSFLLDRLSKRKEIAGFRTSVIFESTHNNVLGCLPDPEK comes from the coding sequence ATGGACGAACTTGATTCGGAGATCATCCGACTCCTCCAATCGGATGCACGGCTCTCGAACCGCGAGCTCGCCCGCAGACTCGGCGTCGCACCGTCCACCTGCCTGGAGCGGGTGCGCACACTGACACGCCGCGGCGTGATCCGCGGCTACCACGCCGAGGTCGACATGAACGCACTCAATCGGGGAGTCCAGGCCCTCGTCTCGGTCCAGGTCCGGCCGTTGAACCGATCCGTCATCGTGGAGTTCAAGAACAGCGTCGCCCGCCTGCCCGAAGTGCTTTCCGTGTTCGTGCTGGCCGGAGGGGACGACTTCGTGCTGCACGTGGCCGTACAGAACCTCGACCTACTGCACTCGTTCCTGCTCGACCGGCTCAGCAAGCGCAAGGAGATCGCGGGATTCCGCACCTCGGTGATCTTCGAAAGCACCCACAACAACGTGCTCGGCTGTCTGCCCGACCCCGAGAAGTGA
- a CDS encoding PH domain-containing protein: MKLVAPTNRAPASVNRYLLPHEQDVVTIRRHPAVLMTPVATVLGALIFAGIVSNTAIASSSAALAVIWWLWLLVLVWFVWRVAEWSVDYFVITSARLLLTTGLITRQVNMMPLGKVTDMRFERSIIGRFLGYGTFVMESAGQDQALSRINFVPYPEQLYLEVVGLIFPDKG; encoded by the coding sequence ATGAAGCTCGTAGCTCCGACCAACCGTGCCCCCGCATCGGTCAACCGCTACCTGCTACCGCACGAACAGGATGTCGTCACCATCCGGCGGCATCCGGCCGTGCTGATGACACCCGTGGCCACGGTCCTCGGCGCACTGATCTTCGCGGGCATCGTGAGCAACACCGCCATCGCCTCCAGCTCAGCGGCTCTGGCGGTCATCTGGTGGCTGTGGCTGCTCGTGCTCGTCTGGTTCGTGTGGCGCGTGGCGGAGTGGTCGGTCGACTACTTCGTCATCACCTCGGCGCGCCTGCTGCTGACCACGGGGCTGATCACCCGGCAGGTGAACATGATGCCGCTGGGCAAGGTCACCGACATGCGCTTCGAGCGCTCGATCATCGGCCGGTTCCTCGGGTACGGCACCTTCGTCATGGAGTCGGCCGGTCAGGACCAGGCGCTGAGCCGGATCAACTTCGTTCCCTACCCGGAACAGCTCTACCTCGAGGTCGTGGGCCTGATCTTCCCCGACAAGGGCTGA